The DNA window ATTCACCGGGGAGGCATCCTCTACTTTTTCAGCGGCCAGAATCATTCCGTCGACAATATCGCCCACATAGGTAAAGTTGCGATCTTGCTGTCCATCACCCCAGATTTCGTACGGATCCATCCTGATAAACGCCTTCGCGATCAATGCAATGACGGCATGGCTCTCGTTTTCCCGCTCTCCATACACCGTGAACAACCGGCAGGATACGGACTTGAGTCCATACTGCTTCCAATAGGCCTGCAGAGTCATTTCCCCCATGAGCTTCGCCCAGCCATATTCTCCATCAGAGCTGGCGCAACCCTCCTTGAACGGATTCGCCCATTCCTCCTTCAGATAGACCGTATTCCCGGCCACCGGCTTCACCTGGCGCTGGACCGGATATACACAAGCCGAACTGGCGAAGCACACCTTGTCGACTTTTGCTCGCCAGGCTTCATCGAAAACAATCCCGTCGAGAACAAGATTCGACGCGCAGTCTGCAGGGTGGGTATCGATAAACCCCCGGCCTCCATGGCAGGCCGCAAGATGGAAGACCACCTGCATCCCTTCCATGCTTTTCTTCGTGAAATCGCGGTCTCGCAGATCCCCTTTCAGAAACTCGATCCGGCCGATGCTGTCCTTCAAGTTTTCCAGCCGGCCGCTGGACAAATCGTCGGCAACCCGCACCGCCGCGCCCAGGCTCACCAGCTTGTCCACCAAATGGCTCCCGATAAAAGACGCGCCGCCTGTAACCAATACCGGCTTCTTGCTCCAATAACTCATCACCTACCTCCTCTTAGAAATATCAGCCCTGATCTTCTTTAACGGCCTCGCGATCCAAGATATGCCTCGTTTCCCTGGCCACAGCCTCCCAGGAAAAACGCTCGGCTCGCTCACGGCCCTGTTCGGAATACCCGTAACGAGGCACAACCGCTAACACATATGCATGTGCAAGCACTCCTCGAGAATCGCACGAAATGTTCGCGGAACATACTCAAGCGTCCGACCGGCTTTCTCCGAACTATAATAATGGTACCGACTCGCACAGTAGTGAGTGACGTGCGTGATATACGGTCGGCGTCCTCGCAAGCGCCCCCATGGCTCCAGAATCATCGCGGCCAATGCCGTCACGAATGGCGAAACAGGCACAAACGTTCGGCGAAGGCCCATAGCGGCGGCCGTTAGCTCCGCCAAACTCCGCAGCGTGATATTGTCACCGCCGAGAATGTATCGCTGCCCGCTGGAACCACGGCGCAGTGCCGCTTGGATCCCGCTTACGACATCTTCTACATGCACCACACATATACCGCCTGTAAAATAGGGGACAACTCTCGTTCTCCGTACTTTCTGAAACATATCCGATCCACGATAGCTCTTGCCGTTTGGCCCAAAAATTGAGGCTGGATTGACGATTACGGCATCGAGCCCTCGCTCAACCTCACCGAGAACGATTTGTTCGGCCTTACGCTTGGAGAAGTGATAGGGCAACTCCTTGCCGTCCAAATTAAATGAAAATTCTTCATTCGCGGGATGATCCGGCGAATCGGGAATGCCGACCGCCGCCACGGAACTCACG is part of the Nitrospira sp. genome and encodes:
- a CDS encoding SDR family NAD(P)-dependent oxidoreductase — translated: MSYWSKKPVLVTGGASFIGSHLVDKLVSLGAAVRVADDLSSGRLENLKDSIGRIEFLKGDLRDRDFTKKSMEGMQVVFHLAACHGGRGFIDTHPADCASNLVLDGIVFDEAWRAKVDKVCFASSACVYPVQRQVKPVAGNTVYLKEEWANPFKEGCASSDGEYGWAKLMGEMTLQAYWKQYGLKSVSCRLFTVYGERENESHAVIALIAKAFIRMDPYEIWGDGQQDRNFTYVGDIVDGMILAAEKVEDASPVNIGTAEHVKIIDAANMMFAQTGFTPKKIHFDTTKPVGVYSRAADLTNTRAVLKWEPGMKFEEGLRRTIKWYYETHSVQDVAARLGVLLTER
- a CDS encoding NAD-dependent epimerase/dehydratase family protein, whose protein sequence is MKVLVTGATGFLGTHLVPRLVAEGHCVRILIRPTSPQAYSEDCPVERVTGDVTDRASVGKAIRGCDWVIHAAANLSYWGRDQVSLEQVNVEGTRNVAQLCRQEGVKRLLHVSSVAAVGIPDSPDHPANEEFSFNLDGKELPYHFSKRKAEQIVLGEVERGLDAVIVNPASIFGPNGKSYRGSDMFQKVRRTRVVPYFTGGICVVHVEDVVSGIQAALRRGSSGQRYILGGDNITLRSLAELTAAAMGLRRTFVPVSPFVTALAAMILEPWGRLRGRRPYITHVTHYCASRYHYYSSEKAGRTLEYVPRTFRAILEECLHMHMC